From a region of the Megalops cyprinoides isolate fMegCyp1 chromosome 13, fMegCyp1.pri, whole genome shotgun sequence genome:
- the LOC118788488 gene encoding fibroblast growth factor 4B-like, translated as MTVQSPFLPILVLGLVCSLVRCAPFAGRQNSTLERHWETLFSRSLARIPGEKREISRDSDYLMGIKRLRRLYCNVGIGFHIQVLPDGKITGVHNENRYSLLEISPVERGVVTLFGVRSGLFVAMNSKGKLYGSRHFNEECKFKEKLLANNYNAYESGAYPGMYIGLSKTGKTKKGNRVSPAMTVTHFLPRI; from the exons ATGACCGTTCAATCGCCCTTCTTACCAATATTGGTGTTGGGACTGGTGTGTAGTTTGGTGCGCTGTGCTCCCTTCGCTGGCAGACAGAACAGCACCCTAGAGCGACACTGGGAAACTCTCTTCTCTCGTTCCTTGGCTCGGATCCCcggggagaaaagagagatcAGCCGGGACAGTGACTACCTTATGGGCATCAAAAGACTGCGGCGTCTTTACTGCAATGTAGGCATTGGGTTTCATATTCAAGTCTTACCCGACGGGAAGATAACGGGAGTACATAACGAAAATCGATACA GTCTTCTCGAAATATCTCCGGTGGAAAGGGGTGTTGTGACACTGTTTGGCGTTCGGAGCGGTCTATTCGTGGCCATGAACAGCAAGGGGAAGCTGTACGGATCT CGCCATTTCAATGAAGAGTGCAAGTTTAAAGAAAAGCTCCTGGCAAATAATTACAATGCCTATGAGTCGGGGGCATACCCGGGGATGTACATAGGACTGAGCAAAACCGGCAAGACGAAAAAAGGGAACCGAGTCTCCCCGGCGATGACAGTGACACATTTCTTGCCGAGAATCTGA